A stretch of Microbacterium caowuchunii DNA encodes these proteins:
- the nucS gene encoding endonuclease NucS — protein sequence MRLVIARCSVDYTGRLNAHLPLATRLLVHKGDGSLLVHSDGGSYKPLNWMSPPCRLVTEVPDEDSASAGVIEQWRVTHAKTGDALLVRIYEVLHDSAHELGVDPGLQKDGVEADLQRLLAEQVEVIGEDLTLVRREFPTAIGPVDLLLRDPAGGTVAVEVKRRGDIDGVEQLTRYLELLGRDPHLAPVRGVFAAQEIKPQARVLATDRGIHCVTLDYEGMKGIESGVPRLF from the coding sequence GTGCGCCTCGTCATCGCCCGCTGCTCCGTGGATTACACCGGTCGCCTCAACGCGCACCTGCCCCTCGCGACCCGCCTGCTCGTCCACAAGGGCGACGGCAGTCTCCTGGTGCATTCCGACGGGGGCTCGTACAAGCCCCTGAACTGGATGAGTCCGCCCTGCCGGCTGGTCACCGAGGTGCCGGATGAGGATTCCGCGAGCGCCGGCGTGATCGAGCAGTGGCGGGTCACCCACGCCAAGACCGGCGACGCGCTGCTGGTGCGCATCTACGAGGTGCTGCACGACTCCGCGCACGAGCTGGGCGTCGATCCGGGACTGCAGAAGGACGGCGTGGAAGCGGACCTGCAGCGCCTGCTCGCCGAGCAGGTGGAGGTCATCGGCGAGGACCTCACCCTGGTACGGCGCGAGTTCCCCACGGCGATCGGTCCCGTCGACCTGCTCCTGCGCGACCCCGCCGGCGGCACGGTCGCCGTCGAGGTCAAGCGCCGCGGCGACATCGACGGCGTCGAGCAGCTCACCCGTTACCTGGAACTGCTCGGTCGTGACCCGCACCTCGCTCCGGTGCGCGGCGTGTTCGCCGCGCAGGAGATCAAGCCGCAGGCGCGGGTGCTCGCCACCGACCGCGGTATCCATTGCGTGACCCTCGACTACGAGGGCATGAAGGGCATCGAATCGGGCGTTCCGCGCCTGTTC
- a CDS encoding MFS transporter, with the protein METVLTRSQFVRWRTAIFAIFLVSGLSIATWASRVPAIKAALGIDNVQIGGVLLVGGLASILGLSVSSVIVARFGARRGMLTLMLVFAAGLAVIGLGTDIAGSVPLVVLGLVMWGFGNGALDVMMNVEGAAIETESGRTLLPLFHAFFSAGTVVGAGLGVLLISLGSNVFVHLSIVAAVIAVVACVSIANVPDRAQAGDPAAAEPAGWKARLGVTLSAWREPRTYALGVVMLGMAFAEGGANDWLALGVVEGHGAPQEMGALGLAVFSVSMTVVRVFGGPLVDRFGRVAVLRVLSVAAVAGLLLFILAPTTPLVFVGAALWGVGASLGFPLGMSAAGDDPARAAARVSAAATIGYVAFLAGPPLLGVISEQIGLLNTLYILVVLVAASGFASPAARPLPGATVGSGQH; encoded by the coding sequence ATGGAAACGGTCCTCACTCGCTCCCAGTTCGTGCGCTGGCGCACCGCGATCTTCGCCATCTTCCTGGTCAGCGGGCTGAGCATCGCCACCTGGGCCTCGCGGGTGCCCGCGATCAAGGCCGCCCTGGGGATCGACAACGTGCAGATCGGCGGCGTGCTGCTGGTGGGCGGGCTGGCCTCGATCCTCGGACTCTCGGTGAGCTCGGTCATCGTGGCGCGCTTCGGCGCCCGCCGCGGCATGCTCACGCTGATGCTGGTGTTCGCTGCCGGCCTCGCCGTGATCGGCCTCGGGACCGACATCGCCGGGTCCGTCCCGCTGGTGGTCCTCGGGCTGGTCATGTGGGGCTTCGGCAACGGTGCGCTGGACGTGATGATGAACGTCGAGGGCGCCGCGATCGAGACGGAGTCCGGCCGTACGCTGCTGCCGTTGTTCCACGCGTTCTTCAGCGCCGGCACGGTCGTCGGCGCGGGGCTGGGAGTACTGCTCATCTCCCTGGGATCGAACGTCTTCGTCCACCTCTCCATCGTCGCGGCGGTGATCGCCGTGGTCGCGTGCGTGAGCATCGCGAACGTCCCCGACCGCGCACAGGCGGGCGATCCCGCCGCCGCGGAACCGGCGGGCTGGAAGGCGCGCCTGGGCGTCACGCTGTCCGCGTGGCGCGAGCCGCGCACCTACGCGCTCGGCGTCGTGATGCTGGGGATGGCGTTCGCCGAGGGCGGCGCCAACGACTGGCTCGCGCTCGGCGTCGTGGAAGGCCACGGCGCGCCCCAGGAGATGGGCGCGCTGGGTCTCGCCGTCTTCTCCGTGAGCATGACGGTCGTGCGGGTCTTCGGCGGGCCCCTCGTGGACCGATTCGGGCGGGTGGCCGTCCTGCGCGTTCTGTCCGTAGCCGCGGTCGCGGGACTCCTGCTGTTCATCCTCGCGCCGACGACGCCGCTCGTCTTCGTCGGTGCGGCGCTGTGGGGCGTCGGGGCATCGCTCGGGTTCCCGCTCGGTATGTCCGCGGCCGGTGACGACCCCGCCCGTGCGGCCGCCCGGGTCAGCGCCGCAGCGACCATCGGCTACGTCGCCTTCCTCGCCGGTCCGCCGCTGCTCGGCGTCATCAGCGAGCAGATCGGCCTGCTCAACACGCTGTACATCCTCGTCGTCCTGGTCGCCGCATCCGGGTTCGCCTCTCCTGCCGCCCGACCGCTCCCCGGGGCGACCGTCGGTTCCGGACAGCACTGA
- a CDS encoding LacI family DNA-binding transcriptional regulator, with product MNVRRATIADVARLAGVAASTASVVFSGKTPVSDATRERVVAAAKQLGYTGPDPRAASLRRGRSGIVGVVIGDRLQNAFRDPVTTVMLDGLAEGMAEQDAGLLLLRDGADGGEPSLRSAPADAFVLVGCSGRLADSLDAIRARGIPVVVIEGDAGEGVPQIRLDNREAQAVIARHVRDLGHERVALVTLQASVPAHAGWIADGAPIAVDVTRDRLAGARDVFPDAPAFAAGASSIDQGYAAAEAVLAGPGPRPTAILAQSDLLAVGVIRAVQDAGMVVPDDVSVTGFDGVWVDGVAPLTLTTMVQPAAEKGRAAGAAISAMLAGGQPESMLLSSAFRPGNTTGPAPISRGEPASSV from the coding sequence ATGAACGTGCGCCGAGCAACGATCGCCGACGTCGCCCGGCTGGCCGGGGTCGCCGCGTCGACCGCGTCGGTGGTGTTCAGCGGCAAGACCCCGGTGTCCGACGCGACGCGCGAACGGGTCGTGGCCGCGGCGAAGCAGCTCGGCTACACCGGCCCGGATCCGCGCGCGGCGTCGTTGCGCCGCGGACGTTCCGGCATCGTCGGCGTGGTCATCGGGGACCGGCTGCAGAACGCCTTCCGCGATCCGGTGACCACCGTGATGCTGGACGGCCTCGCCGAGGGGATGGCGGAGCAGGATGCGGGGCTCCTGCTCCTGCGGGACGGCGCCGACGGCGGCGAGCCCAGCCTGCGGTCCGCGCCGGCCGACGCCTTCGTGCTCGTCGGCTGCAGCGGCCGGCTGGCCGATTCCCTGGACGCGATCCGCGCCCGCGGCATCCCGGTCGTCGTGATCGAAGGGGATGCGGGGGAGGGGGTCCCGCAGATCCGCCTGGACAACCGCGAGGCGCAGGCGGTGATCGCCCGGCACGTCCGGGATCTCGGCCACGAGCGTGTCGCCCTCGTGACGCTGCAGGCATCCGTGCCCGCCCACGCGGGATGGATCGCCGACGGGGCCCCGATCGCCGTGGACGTCACGCGCGACCGCCTGGCCGGTGCCCGGGACGTGTTCCCGGACGCCCCCGCGTTCGCCGCCGGGGCGAGTTCGATCGACCAGGGCTACGCCGCCGCAGAGGCCGTGCTGGCCGGTCCCGGTCCGCGCCCGACCGCGATCCTCGCCCAGAGCGATCTGCTGGCCGTCGGGGTCATCCGGGCGGTGCAGGATGCCGGCATGGTCGTGCCGGACGACGTGTCCGTCACCGGCTTCGACGGCGTCTGGGTGGACGGTGTCGCGCCGCTCACACTCACGACGATGGTGCAGCCGGCGGCGGAGAAGGGGCGGGCGGCCGGAGCCGCGATCTCGGCGATGCTGGCCGGTGGCCAGCCGGAGTCGATGCTGCTTTCTTCTGCGTTCCGACCGGGGAATACGACGGGGCCGGCGCCGATTTCGCGCGGGGAGCCCGCATCGTCCGTTTAG
- a CDS encoding Na+/H+ antiporter subunit A has product MLVILAAFGILPLLLPWLVRRIGARAFYAAAVLPIGAFGYTVWLTPQVLGGDIPFETYEWIPSLGIALSMRMDVLSWVLTLIVTGVGALVMLYCRWYFEGKHSGLGQFSAVLLAFAGAMYGLVLTDDLVVLVMFWEVTSVLSYLLIGYYHVRGASRRAALQALLVTTLGGLVMLIGVVLLVVEAGTSSLSGILAEAPTGPVVNAALVMLLVGALSKSAIFPFHFWLPGAMAAPTPVSAYLHAAAMVKAGIYLIARFAPVYAIAEPWRPIVVSLGVFTMLLGGIQALRENDLKRILAFGTVSQLGFLTIVLGFGTRDAALGGLALLVSHALFKSALFLVVGVIDRQLSTRDITELSGVGRQAPTLAVFSIIAVCSMAGIIPTLGFVAKETVLAAFLEDPSPWALVALIGVLIGSVLTMAYGIRFVWGAFWTKRDASGAALPRTEWPDPPVGFLAAPVILSGLTVVGGFAAPALDTAFAGYADTAPQVSEYTAHLALWHGWETALFLSVGSVLLGALVFFLALRVRWSARRRVLPFTAADVYNGVLRGIARVSVWVTGFTQRGSLPVYVGTIFVVFVAAQGTALLSGSQWQVELELWQSPVQVFAAPVMIVAGLIAVRAQKRYTGVVLVSVTGLGMVLLFATSGAPDLALTQILVETVTLVAFALVLRRIPARMGDHNDSVAPIARAVLAAAVGLTMALVAIVATGARVAEPISLRFPDLAYELGHGRNVVNVALVDLRGWDTMGELSVLILAATGVASLVFVTHRSDTLSDLTRPLQTMPARRPLLETSEGLQPQGAGVTGRRAWLVGGQRVRAEDRSILLEVVVRILFHTIIIVSLYVLFAGHNLPGGGFAGGLIAGMALVMRYVAGGPYELGAAAPTDAGRLLGAGMLIAVGSAVVPLFFGAAPLTSTFFEAEIPVLGHVEFVTSAIFDVGVYLVVIGLVLDVLRSLGAEVDRQTKVLRDRGVIVR; this is encoded by the coding sequence ATGCTGGTGATCCTCGCTGCATTCGGGATTCTGCCCCTGCTGCTGCCCTGGCTGGTGCGCCGGATCGGCGCGCGTGCCTTCTACGCGGCGGCGGTGCTGCCGATCGGGGCGTTCGGATACACCGTCTGGCTCACCCCACAGGTCCTCGGCGGAGACATTCCCTTCGAGACATACGAGTGGATCCCCAGCCTCGGGATCGCGCTGTCCATGCGGATGGACGTCCTCAGCTGGGTCCTCACCCTCATCGTGACCGGCGTGGGCGCGCTCGTGATGCTCTACTGCCGGTGGTACTTCGAGGGGAAGCATTCGGGGCTCGGACAGTTCTCCGCCGTCCTCCTGGCCTTCGCGGGCGCCATGTACGGGCTCGTGCTGACCGACGACCTCGTCGTGCTGGTGATGTTCTGGGAGGTCACGAGCGTGCTGTCGTACCTGCTCATCGGGTACTACCACGTCCGTGGTGCCAGCCGGCGCGCGGCCCTGCAGGCTCTCTTGGTGACCACGCTCGGCGGGCTCGTCATGCTCATCGGCGTCGTGCTGCTGGTGGTCGAGGCCGGCACCTCGAGCCTGTCCGGCATCCTCGCCGAGGCACCCACGGGTCCGGTCGTCAACGCCGCCCTCGTGATGCTGCTGGTCGGCGCCCTCAGCAAGTCCGCGATCTTCCCCTTCCACTTCTGGCTGCCCGGCGCCATGGCCGCGCCGACCCCGGTCAGCGCTTACCTGCACGCCGCCGCCATGGTGAAGGCGGGCATCTATCTCATCGCCAGGTTCGCCCCGGTGTACGCGATCGCCGAGCCGTGGCGTCCCATCGTCGTCTCGCTCGGTGTGTTCACGATGCTGCTCGGCGGCATCCAGGCCCTCCGTGAGAACGACCTGAAGCGCATCCTCGCGTTCGGCACCGTCAGCCAGCTCGGTTTCCTCACGATCGTGCTCGGGTTCGGTACGCGGGACGCCGCCCTCGGCGGTCTCGCCCTCCTGGTGAGCCACGCCCTCTTCAAGTCCGCGCTCTTCCTCGTGGTCGGCGTCATCGACCGCCAGCTCTCCACACGCGACATCACCGAGTTGTCCGGCGTGGGCCGGCAGGCCCCGACGCTCGCGGTCTTCTCGATCATCGCGGTGTGCTCCATGGCGGGGATCATCCCGACGCTCGGCTTCGTGGCCAAGGAGACCGTGCTCGCCGCCTTCCTCGAGGACCCGTCGCCGTGGGCTCTCGTGGCCCTCATCGGGGTGCTCATCGGGTCGGTGCTCACGATGGCCTACGGCATCCGCTTCGTGTGGGGCGCGTTCTGGACCAAGCGGGACGCATCCGGCGCCGCGCTGCCGCGCACCGAATGGCCCGACCCGCCGGTGGGCTTCCTCGCCGCGCCCGTCATCCTTTCCGGCCTGACGGTCGTCGGCGGCTTTGCCGCCCCCGCGCTCGACACGGCCTTCGCCGGATACGCGGACACCGCGCCGCAGGTGAGCGAGTACACCGCTCACCTGGCGCTCTGGCACGGATGGGAGACCGCGCTCTTCCTGTCGGTCGGCTCCGTGCTGCTCGGCGCGCTCGTGTTCTTCCTCGCCCTGCGCGTGCGCTGGTCGGCGCGCCGGAGGGTGCTCCCGTTCACTGCGGCGGACGTCTACAACGGCGTGCTGCGCGGTATCGCCCGGGTGTCGGTCTGGGTGACGGGTTTCACCCAGCGGGGATCGCTGCCCGTCTACGTGGGAACGATCTTCGTCGTCTTCGTCGCCGCCCAGGGAACCGCCCTGCTGAGCGGTTCGCAGTGGCAGGTGGAGCTGGAGCTCTGGCAGTCGCCCGTGCAGGTGTTCGCCGCGCCGGTGATGATCGTGGCGGGGCTGATCGCCGTGCGGGCGCAGAAGCGCTACACCGGGGTCGTCCTCGTCTCGGTGACCGGACTCGGGATGGTGCTGCTGTTCGCCACGAGCGGCGCCCCCGACCTCGCCCTGACGCAGATCCTCGTCGAGACGGTGACGCTCGTCGCCTTCGCCCTCGTGCTGCGCCGCATCCCGGCTCGGATGGGGGACCACAACGACTCCGTCGCGCCCATCGCACGCGCCGTCCTCGCCGCCGCGGTCGGGCTCACGATGGCACTCGTGGCCATCGTCGCCACCGGTGCCCGCGTCGCCGAGCCGATCTCGCTCCGGTTCCCCGACCTCGCATACGAACTGGGGCATGGACGCAACGTCGTCAACGTCGCACTCGTGGACCTGCGCGGGTGGGACACGATGGGGGAGCTGTCGGTGCTGATCCTCGCCGCGACCGGCGTCGCCTCACTGGTGTTCGTCACGCACCGATCCGACACGCTCTCCGACCTCACCCGACCGCTGCAGACCATGCCCGCGCGGCGCCCGCTGCTCGAGACGTCCGAGGGCCTGCAGCCGCAGGGCGCCGGGGTCACCGGTCGTCGCGCCTGGCTCGTCGGCGGACAGCGCGTCCGCGCCGAGGACCGCTCCATCCTCCTCGAGGTCGTCGTCCGCATCCTCTTCCACACGATCATCATCGTGTCGCTCTACGTCCTGTTCGCCGGGCACAACCTGCCCGGCGGTGGCTTCGCCGGCGGTCTCATCGCCGGGATGGCGCTCGTCATGCGATACGTGGCGGGCGGTCCGTACGAGCTCGGCGCGGCGGCGCCCACGGATGCCGGTCGCCTCCTCGGCGCGGGGATGCTGATCGCGGTGGGAAGCGCCGTCGTCCCGCTGTTCTTCGGCGCCGCGCCCCTGACCAGCACCTTCTTCGAAGCGGAGATCCCGGTGCTCGGCCACGTCGAGTTCGTGACGTCGGCGATCTTCGACGTGGGCGTGTACCTGGTCGTCATCGGACTCGTGCTCGATGTCCTCCGCAGCCTCGGCGCCGAGGTCGACCGGCAGACCAAAGTGCTGCGCGACCGGGGGGTGATCGTGCGATGA
- a CDS encoding Na(+)/H(+) antiporter subunit C: MNVSLVLIIIMAVLFACGVYAMLERSLTRVLIGFLLLGNAANLLLLIMIGAPGDAPFFQEGADAETFSDPLPQALTLTAIVITFAVSAFLLALIYRSWQLGQADTVEDDVVDVAVRRRSAEADEEMDEEITEEDDDATTDFVDVASLPITVLGSRDVPGLREDAPVDRGYLPRTDDDDPDGGTR, encoded by the coding sequence ATGAACGTCTCCCTCGTGCTCATCATCATCATGGCCGTGCTCTTCGCGTGCGGTGTCTACGCCATGCTCGAGCGCAGCCTCACCCGTGTCCTGATCGGGTTCCTGCTGCTCGGGAACGCGGCGAACCTCCTCCTGCTGATCATGATCGGCGCGCCCGGCGACGCGCCGTTCTTCCAGGAGGGCGCGGATGCCGAGACGTTCTCGGACCCGCTGCCGCAGGCACTCACCCTGACCGCCATCGTGATCACGTTCGCCGTCTCGGCCTTCCTCCTCGCCCTCATCTACCGCTCTTGGCAGCTCGGCCAGGCGGACACGGTCGAGGACGACGTCGTGGATGTGGCCGTGCGCCGGCGCAGCGCGGAGGCCGACGAGGAGATGGACGAGGAGATCACCGAGGAGGACGACGACGCGACGACGGACTTCGTGGATGTGGCGAGCCTGCCCATCACGGTCCTCGGCAGCCGCGACGTGCCCGGACTCCGCGAGGACGCCCCGGTTGACCGGGGATACCTGCCCCGCACTGACGACGACGACCCGGACGGAGGCACGCGATGA
- a CDS encoding Na+/H+ antiporter subunit D: protein MSALVPLLVTLPLIGAALTLVFGRRRRIQVAVSITTLTAVMVIAAVLLTVVDSGTPLAVAVGGWPIPFGIVLYVDRLAALLVLISSIVLLAVLLFSVGQGAADGDDETPVSIFHPSYLILAAGIFNAFIAGDLFNLYVGFEILLVASYVLITLGGTAPRIRAGVVYIVVSLVSSILFLAAIAMIYGALGTVNMAQIAERMAELPQDVQLVLHLMLLLAFSIKAAVFPLSFWLPDSYPTAPAPVTAVFAGLLTKVGVYAMIRTETQLFRDNDVNTLLLIVALATMIVGVLGAVAQAEMKRILSFTLVSHIGYMVFGLAIATPAAIGATIYYMIHHIVVQTTLFLAVGLIERRAGTTSILKLKGLMRAAPIIAVLYFIPAVNLGGLPPFSGFIGKYALFDAAAEVGTPLMIVLIVGGIVTSLLTLYSLMRAWNLGFWREDGTEEPEVEARVEYLGHSPAAGVQTERRVIPRVMTAATAGMVAVTLALTVFAGPLYDMCARIGEGLLQPVHISQLDDTPSAEVAP from the coding sequence ATGAGCGCCCTCGTCCCGCTGCTGGTCACCCTGCCCCTGATCGGGGCGGCCCTGACCCTCGTCTTCGGCCGCCGCCGCCGCATCCAGGTCGCCGTGTCGATCACGACGCTGACCGCCGTCATGGTGATCGCGGCCGTGCTGCTCACGGTCGTCGACAGCGGCACCCCGCTGGCGGTCGCGGTAGGCGGGTGGCCCATCCCCTTCGGGATCGTCCTGTACGTCGACCGGCTCGCGGCACTGCTCGTACTCATCTCGAGCATCGTGCTGCTGGCCGTCCTCCTGTTCTCGGTGGGACAGGGTGCCGCCGACGGCGATGACGAGACGCCGGTCTCGATCTTCCACCCCTCGTACCTGATCCTCGCGGCCGGCATCTTCAACGCCTTCATCGCGGGGGACCTGTTCAACCTGTACGTCGGGTTCGAGATCCTCCTGGTCGCCTCCTACGTGCTGATCACCCTCGGCGGGACGGCGCCCCGCATCCGTGCCGGAGTGGTCTACATCGTCGTCTCGCTCGTCTCGTCGATCCTGTTCCTGGCGGCGATCGCGATGATCTACGGCGCCCTCGGCACGGTGAACATGGCGCAGATCGCTGAACGGATGGCGGAGCTGCCGCAGGACGTGCAGCTCGTCCTGCACTTGATGCTGCTGCTCGCCTTCAGCATCAAGGCGGCGGTCTTCCCGCTCTCGTTCTGGCTGCCGGACTCGTACCCGACCGCCCCGGCGCCCGTGACGGCCGTGTTCGCCGGGTTGCTGACGAAGGTCGGCGTCTACGCGATGATCCGCACCGAGACGCAGCTGTTCCGCGACAACGACGTGAACACGCTCCTGCTGATCGTCGCCCTCGCCACGATGATCGTCGGCGTGCTGGGCGCGGTCGCGCAGGCGGAGATGAAACGCATCCTGTCGTTCACCCTGGTCAGCCACATCGGCTACATGGTGTTCGGGCTCGCCATCGCGACGCCGGCCGCGATCGGGGCGACGATCTACTACATGATCCACCACATCGTGGTGCAGACGACCCTCTTCCTCGCCGTGGGGCTCATCGAGCGACGCGCCGGGACCACCTCGATCCTCAAGCTGAAGGGGCTGATGCGCGCGGCGCCGATCATCGCGGTGCTGTACTTCATCCCCGCAGTCAACCTGGGCGGCCTCCCGCCGTTCTCCGGCTTCATCGGCAAGTACGCCCTGTTCGACGCCGCCGCCGAGGTGGGCACGCCGCTCATGATCGTGCTCATCGTCGGCGGGATCGTCACCTCGCTGCTCACCCTGTACTCGCTCATGCGCGCATGGAACCTCGGCTTCTGGCGCGAGGACGGCACCGAGGAGCCGGAGGTCGAGGCCCGCGTCGAGTACCTGGGCCACTCGCCGGCCGCGGGTGTGCAGACCGAGCGGCGCGTGATCCCGCGGGTGATGACCGCCGCCACCGCCGGCATGGTCGCCGTGACTTTGGCGCTGACGGTGTTCGCGGGTCCCCTCTACGACATGTGCGCCCGCATCGGCGAAGGCCTGTTGCAGCCCGTCCACATCTCGCAGCTCGATGACACCCCCTCCGCGGAGGTGGCACCGTGA
- a CDS encoding Na+/H+ antiporter subunit E, translating into MSPTTRKTRWTQVWRQLPFFVWLIALWMLLWGQFTVVAFVTGLLAAIFVTRVFQLPPVELSGRVHLWHGLVFIATFSVALVRGSLTVAWQVINPQHYPGTAIIAVPMRTDDDLILSHTAVTASLIPGSLIIDIDRDRRILYLHVIGVRSDEDVEAQRRSVQEWERRIVRALGSRVQVAQVMAESEASS; encoded by the coding sequence GTGAGCCCGACCACCCGCAAGACCCGCTGGACGCAGGTGTGGCGGCAGCTGCCCTTCTTCGTGTGGCTGATCGCGCTGTGGATGCTGCTGTGGGGACAGTTCACCGTGGTGGCGTTCGTGACGGGGCTGCTCGCTGCGATCTTCGTCACCCGCGTCTTCCAGCTGCCGCCGGTGGAGCTGTCCGGCCGGGTGCATCTCTGGCACGGACTGGTCTTCATCGCCACGTTCAGCGTCGCGCTCGTGCGCGGTTCGCTCACCGTCGCCTGGCAGGTCATCAACCCCCAGCACTATCCGGGAACCGCCATCATCGCCGTGCCGATGCGGACGGACGACGACCTGATCCTCTCGCACACCGCGGTCACCGCATCCCTCATCCCGGGGTCGCTCATCATCGACATCGACCGCGACCGCCGCATCCTCTACCTGCATGTCATCGGGGTGCGGTCGGACGAGGACGTCGAGGCGCAGCGGCGAAGCGTGCAGGAGTGGGAGCGCCGGATCGTGCGCGCCCTGGGTTCGCGGGTGCAGGTCGCGCAGGTCATGGCCGAGAGCGAGGCATCATCGTGA
- a CDS encoding monovalent cation/H+ antiporter complex subunit F: protein MNVLLMAIYVIFAVAAILTVWRIVRGPSILDRAVASDVLLTELMCVLGAEMAINGHTATLPVLLVIAAIGVFGSISIARFVARRDGSN, encoded by the coding sequence GTGAACGTCCTTCTCATGGCGATCTACGTGATCTTCGCGGTCGCCGCGATCCTCACCGTCTGGCGCATCGTGCGCGGACCGTCCATCCTGGACCGCGCGGTCGCCTCGGACGTGCTGCTGACCGAATTGATGTGCGTGCTGGGGGCCGAGATGGCGATCAACGGACACACCGCGACCCTTCCGGTGCTGCTGGTCATCGCCGCCATCGGCGTGTTCGGGTCGATCTCGATCGCCCGGTTCGTCGCACGCAGGGACGGATCGAACTGA
- the mnhG gene encoding monovalent cation/H(+) antiporter subunit G: MRVWNTVLAAASDSTIAEVTGPWDAVLDVTVLVLILIGALLCLTAAIGLLRFHDVPTRLHAATKPQVLGLILICLAIALSARSWPVVAFLVPIVLVQLATAPLSAHMVARQSYRNGTVDEAGLYVDELADSRRTPPASGG, encoded by the coding sequence ATGCGCGTCTGGAACACGGTCCTCGCCGCCGCCTCCGACTCGACCATCGCGGAGGTCACCGGCCCCTGGGATGCGGTGCTGGACGTCACCGTGCTCGTCCTCATCCTGATCGGCGCCCTGCTCTGCCTGACGGCCGCGATCGGCCTGCTGCGCTTCCACGACGTGCCGACCCGCCTGCACGCCGCGACGAAGCCGCAGGTGCTCGGGCTGATCCTGATCTGCCTGGCCATCGCGCTGTCCGCGCGTTCCTGGCCCGTGGTCGCCTTCCTCGTGCCGATCGTTCTGGTCCAGCTCGCGACGGCCCCGTTGTCCGCTCACATGGTGGCGCGGCAGTCGTACCGGAACGGGACGGTGGACGAGGCCGGTCTGTACGTGGACGAGCTGGCCGATTCGCGGCGGACACCGCCCGCATCCGGCGGCTGA